The following are from one region of the Thiocapsa rosea genome:
- a CDS encoding DNA polymerase III subunit chi, which translates to MTRIDFYSLDGSSGGDRFLLVCRLVERIRATGARVLIHCPDPGQAQHLDRLLWTFREDSFLPHGRVGQTDPELTPILISSDGSPDSEDQVLINLSSEVPEFFGRFERLCEPIDHDPAARLAGRERFRYYRDRGYPLKHHQIQL; encoded by the coding sequence ATGACCCGAATCGACTTCTACAGCCTGGACGGCAGCAGCGGCGGCGATCGCTTCCTCCTCGTCTGTCGCCTCGTCGAGCGCATCCGCGCGACCGGCGCACGCGTGCTGATCCACTGTCCCGACCCCGGGCAAGCCCAACATCTGGATCGTCTGCTCTGGACCTTCCGCGAGGACAGCTTCCTGCCCCACGGACGCGTCGGTCAAACCGATCCTGAGTTGACCCCCATTCTCATCAGCAGCGACGGCTCGCCCGACAGCGAAGATCAAGTCTTGATCAACCTCTCGAGCGAAGTCCCCGAGTTCTTCGGCCGCTTCGAGCGTCTCTGCGAGCCCATCGACCACGACCCAGCCGCCCGCCTCGCCGGCCGCGAACGCTTCCGCTACTACCGCGATCGAGGCTACCCCCTAAAACATCACCAGATTCAGCTATAA
- a CDS encoding TusE/DsrC/DsvC family sulfur relay protein, which yields MTQTAVRNQTSPNHRPLPVDEDGFLIDPTDWNAGMARVMAELDEIGPLGRDHWSIIYYLREHRMTYGAIPPVSQICRTHGMERDAVRRLFGSCRQAWRIAGLPHPGDEALSYMS from the coding sequence ATGACCCAAACCGCCGTCCGCAACCAAACCTCTCCCAATCACCGTCCTCTTCCCGTCGACGAGGACGGATTCCTGATCGACCCGACGGATTGGAACGCCGGCATGGCCCGTGTCATGGCGGAACTCGACGAGATCGGCCCCCTGGGCCGCGACCATTGGTCGATCATCTACTATCTGCGCGAGCACCGCATGACCTACGGCGCCATCCCGCCCGTGTCGCAGATCTGCCGCACACACGGCATGGAGCGTGACGCGGTGCGTCGGCTCTTCGGCTCCTGCCGCCAGGCGTGGCGCATCGCGGGGTTGCCGCATCCCGGGGATGAAGCCTTGAGCTATATGAGCTAA
- the parC gene encoding DNA topoisomerase IV subunit A: MTETTTYNAEGLERLPLKDFTEKAYLDYSMYVILDRALPHVGDGLKPVQRRILYAMSELGLSAAAKFKKSARTVGDVLGKFHPHGDSACYEAMVLMAQPFSYRYTLVDGQGNWGSPDDPKSFAAMRYTESRLTPYASLLLDEVDQGTVDWQSNFDGTLEEPKLLPARLPNLLLNGATGIAVGMATDIPSHNLREVARACIHLLDHPDATLDELMRFVPGPDFPTAGEIVTPREDLAKIYQTGGGSLKQRAVYEVERGEIVITALPYQVSGSRVLEQIAQQFNAKKLPMIEDFRDESDHEFPTRLVIVPRSNRVDVDRVMSHLFATTDLERSYRVNMNVIALNGRPRVMTLRDILVEWLMYRTETVRRRSQHRLDKVLERLHLLDGLLIAFLNIDEVIRIVRTEDEPKPVLMERFALSEAQADYVLNTRLRQLARLEEMKIRTEQAELAEERDGLQAILGDESALKRLISEEITADAEKHGDPRRSPLVARASAAAIDEIDLTPSEPVTVVLSEKGWVRAAKGHEVDPAGLSYRSGDRYLMAVRVRSSQAVVFLDSTGRSYSLPAHSLPSARGQGEPLTGRLDPPAGARFVAVLGEAPESRVLMASDAGYGFIARIEDLYAKAKAGKAVLSLPKGAEVLAPLALTGEEGGLEGARLAAVTTAGHLLLFPVSELPEMPRGKGNKIIGIPSARVAAREELVIALAVVPQGGSLLLLSGKRTLTLKPADLDVYQGERGRRGRLLPRGFQRVDGLSVA, encoded by the coding sequence ATGACCGAAACCACGACCTACAACGCGGAGGGCCTCGAGCGCCTGCCGCTGAAGGATTTCACCGAAAAGGCGTATCTGGACTATTCCATGTACGTCATCCTCGACCGCGCTCTGCCCCATGTGGGCGACGGGCTCAAGCCCGTGCAGCGGCGCATCCTCTACGCCATGTCGGAGCTCGGGCTCTCGGCGGCGGCCAAGTTCAAGAAATCCGCGCGCACCGTCGGCGACGTGCTGGGCAAATTCCATCCGCACGGCGACTCGGCCTGTTACGAGGCGATGGTGCTGATGGCGCAGCCCTTCAGCTATCGCTATACGCTGGTGGACGGACAAGGCAACTGGGGCTCGCCGGACGATCCCAAGTCGTTCGCCGCCATGCGCTATACCGAGTCGCGCCTCACGCCCTATGCGAGTCTGCTGCTCGACGAGGTCGATCAGGGTACGGTCGACTGGCAGTCCAACTTCGACGGGACGCTCGAGGAGCCGAAGCTGCTGCCGGCGCGTCTGCCGAATCTGCTGCTCAACGGTGCGACCGGGATCGCCGTCGGCATGGCGACCGATATTCCCTCGCACAACCTGCGCGAGGTGGCGCGGGCCTGCATCCATCTGCTCGATCATCCGGATGCGACACTCGATGAGCTGATGCGATTCGTTCCGGGGCCGGACTTCCCGACCGCGGGCGAGATCGTCACCCCGCGCGAGGATCTCGCGAAGATCTACCAGACCGGCGGCGGGAGCCTGAAACAGCGCGCCGTCTACGAGGTCGAGCGCGGCGAGATCGTGATCACCGCCTTGCCGTATCAGGTCTCCGGCAGCCGTGTGCTCGAGCAGATCGCGCAGCAGTTCAACGCCAAGAAGCTGCCGATGATCGAGGACTTCCGCGACGAGTCAGATCATGAGTTTCCGACCCGATTGGTGATCGTGCCGCGTTCCAATCGCGTCGATGTCGACCGGGTCATGTCGCACCTCTTCGCCACGACCGACCTGGAACGCAGCTACCGGGTCAACATGAACGTGATCGCGCTGAACGGTCGGCCGCGCGTCATGACGCTGCGCGACATCCTCGTCGAGTGGCTGATGTACCGCACCGAGACGGTCCGGCGACGCTCGCAACATCGGTTGGACAAGGTCCTCGAGCGTCTGCACCTCTTGGACGGCTTGCTGATCGCCTTTCTCAACATCGACGAGGTGATCCGCATCGTCCGTACCGAGGACGAGCCCAAGCCGGTGCTCATGGAGCGGTTCGCGCTCTCCGAGGCTCAGGCGGACTATGTGCTGAACACCCGGCTGCGCCAGCTCGCGCGTCTGGAAGAGATGAAGATCCGCACCGAGCAGGCGGAGTTGGCCGAGGAGCGCGACGGGCTGCAAGCCATCCTGGGTGACGAGTCGGCGCTCAAGCGGCTGATCTCCGAAGAGATCACGGCCGATGCCGAGAAGCACGGCGACCCGAGGCGCTCGCCGCTGGTTGCAAGGGCCAGCGCGGCGGCCATCGACGAGATCGATCTGACCCCGAGCGAGCCGGTGACCGTGGTGCTGTCCGAGAAGGGCTGGGTGCGTGCGGCCAAGGGCCACGAGGTCGATCCGGCCGGGCTGAGCTACCGGTCCGGGGACCGGTACCTCATGGCGGTGCGGGTGCGCAGCAGTCAGGCCGTCGTCTTTCTCGATTCGACCGGGCGCAGCTATTCCTTGCCGGCACATAGCCTGCCCTCGGCGCGCGGGCAGGGCGAGCCTTTGACCGGGCGACTGGATCCGCCCGCCGGTGCGCGTTTCGTGGCGGTGCTGGGCGAGGCGCCCGAGAGTCGCGTGCTGATGGCGTCCGATGCCGGATATGGGTTCATCGCCCGGATCGAGGACCTCTATGCCAAGGCCAAGGCCGGCAAGGCGGTGCTCAGCCTGCCCAAGGGCGCCGAGGTCTTGGCGCCACTTGCGCTGACCGGGGAGGAAGGTGGTCTGGAAGGCGCCCGGCTTGCGGCCGTCACCACCGCGGGCCATCTGCTGCTGTTTCCAGTCTCGGAGCTTCCCGAAATGCCGCGGGGTAAGGGCAACAAGATCATCGGCATCCCCTCGGCCCGCGTCGCGGCGCGGGAAGAGTTGGTGATTGCGCTCGCCGTGGTCCCTCAGGGCGGGAGTCTGCTGCTGCTTTCGGGCAAACGGACCTTGACCCTGAAGCCGGCGGATCTGGATGTCTATCAAGGGGAGCGTGGTCGCCGCGGGCGGTTGCTGCCGCGCGGATTTCAGCGGGTGGACGGTCTATCGGTGGCGTAG
- a CDS encoding type II toxin-antitoxin system Phd/YefM family antitoxin, whose product MALQVNIHEAKTQLSKIIARACRGEEVVIAKAGQPLVRLTPIERQPSGRRFGALRGKAKVDERFFDPLPEEELRAWE is encoded by the coding sequence ATGGCTCTCCAAGTCAACATCCACGAGGCGAAAACTCAACTCTCCAAGATCATTGCCCGGGCCTGTCGCGGAGAGGAGGTCGTGATCGCCAAGGCCGGTCAACCGCTGGTGCGGTTGACCCCGATCGAGCGACAGCCGAGCGGTCGGCGCTTCGGCGCGCTGCGCGGAAAGGCAAAGGTGGATGAACGATTCTTCGATCCACTGCCGGAGGAAGAGCTGCGCGCTTGGGAATGA
- a CDS encoding type II toxin-antitoxin system VapC family toxin, translating to MRLLLDTHALLWWLDGDVQLSLPAREAIANQQTVVLVSAASAWEIATKVRIGKLPGAIHVIEHLPEILDSQDFLHLPVGVDHARRAGLMPGTHRDPFDRMLIAQAQIEGLTLVSNEILFDTFGVARLW from the coding sequence ATGCGACTCCTGCTCGACACCCACGCCCTCCTGTGGTGGCTGGACGGCGATGTGCAGCTGTCGTTGCCGGCGCGCGAAGCCATCGCAAACCAACAAACCGTCGTCCTGGTCAGTGCTGCTTCGGCGTGGGAAATCGCCACCAAGGTGCGGATCGGTAAGCTGCCGGGAGCCATTCACGTCATCGAGCACCTTCCCGAGATCCTCGATTCCCAAGACTTCCTCCATCTTCCTGTCGGCGTCGACCACGCCCGGCGTGCCGGCCTGATGCCCGGCACACACCGGGACCCGTTTGACCGGATGCTGATTGCCCAGGCGCAGATCGAGGGGCTGACCCTGGTCAGCAACGAGATCCTGTTCGATACCTTCGGCGTTGCGCGATTGTGGTAG
- a CDS encoding NADH:flavin oxidoreductase/NADH oxidase produces the protein MSALFQPFSLKDVTLRNRIAVPPMCQYSAIEGVVNDWHLVHLAGLARGGAGLVIVEATAVSPEGRITPNCTGLWNDEQAQALVPAVEAIKAAGAVPGIQIGHAGRKASANRPWEGDDHIPEGDARGWQPIAPSAIPYGANLPKVPQAMTPEDIARVRSDFTAAARRARDAGFRWLELHFAHGYLGQSFFSTHSNQRDDAYGGSLENRCRFLLETLDAVREVWPENLPLTARFGVIEYDGRDEETLAESIELARQLKSHGLDLLNVSIGFSAPTARIPWAPGFLAPIAERVRRESGLPVASAWGFDVPEIAQGAVANEQLDLVMIGRAHLANPHWPYEAARKLGVERPAWILPAPYAHWLQSYEGGS, from the coding sequence GTCAACGACTGGCATCTGGTGCATCTCGCCGGTCTGGCACGCGGCGGCGCCGGTCTGGTCATCGTCGAGGCGACCGCCGTGTCACCGGAAGGGCGCATTACGCCCAACTGCACGGGTCTGTGGAACGATGAGCAGGCGCAGGCGCTCGTGCCCGCCGTCGAGGCCATCAAAGCGGCCGGCGCCGTGCCGGGCATTCAGATCGGTCACGCCGGCCGCAAGGCGAGCGCGAACCGCCCGTGGGAAGGCGATGACCATATCCCGGAGGGCGACGCGCGCGGCTGGCAGCCCATCGCGCCCTCGGCGATCCCCTACGGCGCGAATCTCCCGAAGGTGCCGCAGGCGATGACGCCGGAGGACATCGCGCGGGTGCGTTCAGACTTTACGGCCGCGGCACGGCGCGCGCGGGACGCCGGGTTCCGGTGGCTCGAGCTGCATTTCGCGCACGGCTATCTGGGCCAGAGCTTCTTCTCCACGCATTCCAATCAGCGCGACGATGCCTATGGCGGGAGTCTGGAGAACCGTTGCCGTTTCCTGCTGGAAACCCTCGATGCCGTGCGCGAGGTCTGGCCCGAGAATCTCCCCCTGACCGCGCGTTTCGGCGTGATCGAATACGACGGGCGGGATGAAGAGACCCTGGCCGAGTCGATCGAGCTGGCCCGGCAGCTCAAGAGCCATGGCCTCGATCTCCTGAACGTCAGCATCGGTTTCTCCGCGCCGACCGCCCGGATCCCTTGGGCGCCGGGTTTCCTCGCGCCCATCGCCGAGCGGGTGCGGCGCGAGTCGGGTTTGCCTGTTGCGTCCGCCTGGGGGTTCGACGTCCCGGAGATCGCGCAAGGGGCCGTGGCAAACGAGCAATTGGATCTGGTGATGATCGGGCGCGCGCACCTGGCGAACCCGCATTGGCCTTACGAGGCTGCCCGTAAACTCGGTGTCGAGCGTCCCGCTTGGATACTCCCGGCGCCCTATGCGCACTGGCTGCAGAGTTACGAGGGTGGGAGCTGA